In Paracoccus methylovorus, a genomic segment contains:
- the tolA gene encoding cell envelope integrity protein TolA, giving the protein MDRAERIGFWVSGVAHAGLLGAALVGGALFRPQPLEAVRMAEVATMSEAEFQSLAAAAAGRGPVSDAAATTPAQPRPPADENRLGEVEAVSPPAPDAQAAELTTPSARPEARPDLSDFQTPSRPVAVVTDAPRPEEPENTIELAALPQSNDRPDPARNPAQSQSPAPIPQRSAQAPAESARPRGRPEGLAEAVQARRQAAEAARQRDELLARQEAEAAAERAAAANAEEAAARRAAEERDQEERREAERRRAEAEAARQSSDAEERARRQAAAEAADKAAADQAAAEKRAAERKAEADRRAAAEKAAAEKAAAEKAAAEKAEAEKKAAEAKARKEAEEKAAAEKAAAEKQAAEKAAAEAKAKEQAEAERKAAEAAKQAALKEAMEDQGSGGSGGGGAAASGPPLSQGEKDGFRVAVEQCWNRGSLSTEASRTTVSVRFSMAPDGTVEKSSLRMIGHEGGSDAAAKQAYEAARRAILMCERGGYDLPAEKYNRWKDVIIDFNASGGARVK; this is encoded by the coding sequence ATGGATCGGGCGGAGCGCATCGGCTTTTGGGTTTCGGGGGTCGCCCACGCAGGGCTGCTGGGCGCGGCGCTGGTCGGCGGCGCGCTGTTTCGGCCGCAACCGCTGGAGGCCGTGCGCATGGCCGAGGTCGCGACCATGTCCGAGGCTGAATTCCAGTCGCTTGCCGCCGCCGCTGCGGGCCGTGGGCCCGTCTCCGATGCCGCTGCGACCACGCCGGCCCAGCCGCGCCCGCCTGCCGACGAGAATCGCTTGGGAGAGGTCGAGGCCGTCAGCCCGCCCGCCCCCGATGCACAGGCCGCCGAACTGACCACGCCCTCGGCCCGGCCCGAAGCGCGACCCGATCTGTCGGATTTCCAGACGCCCAGCCGGCCGGTCGCTGTCGTGACCGATGCGCCGCGTCCCGAAGAGCCAGAAAATACGATTGAACTGGCGGCGCTGCCGCAAAGCAATGACCGGCCCGATCCGGCGCGCAACCCTGCGCAGTCGCAATCGCCCGCGCCGATCCCACAACGTTCGGCGCAAGCTCCGGCTGAATCGGCGCGCCCGCGCGGTCGCCCGGAAGGGTTGGCCGAGGCCGTGCAGGCCCGTCGTCAGGCGGCCGAAGCGGCGCGTCAGCGTGACGAGTTGCTGGCCCGGCAAGAAGCCGAGGCTGCGGCCGAGCGTGCTGCCGCCGCGAATGCCGAAGAGGCCGCCGCCCGCCGTGCCGCCGAGGAACGCGACCAGGAAGAGCGCCGCGAGGCCGAACGCCGCCGTGCCGAAGCAGAAGCGGCCCGCCAGAGCAGCGATGCCGAAGAGCGCGCGCGCCGTCAGGCCGCGGCAGAAGCGGCCGATAAGGCTGCCGCCGACCAAGCCGCCGCCGAGAAACGCGCCGCTGAACGCAAAGCCGAGGCTGACCGTCGCGCCGCTGCCGAAAAAGCCGCCGCCGAAAAAGCGGCTGCGGAAAAGGCTGCGGCAGAAAAGGCTGAAGCCGAGAAAAAGGCCGCCGAGGCGAAAGCCCGCAAGGAGGCCGAGGAAAAAGCCGCCGCCGAGAAAGCTGCCGCCGAAAAGCAGGCAGCCGAGAAAGCCGCCGCCGAAGCCAAGGCCAAGGAACAGGCCGAGGCCGAGCGCAAGGCTGCCGAGGCCGCCAAGCAGGCCGCGCTGAAAGAGGCGATGGAGGATCAGGGCTCGGGCGGCTCGGGTGGCGGTGGGGCTGCGGCCAGCGGACCTCCGTTGAGCCAGGGCGAAAAGGACGGCTTCCGCGTTGCGGTCGAGCAATGCTGGAACCGGGGCTCGCTTTCGACGGAGGCGTCGCGGACCACGGTTTCGGTGCGCTTCTCGATGGCGCCGGACGGCACGGTGGAAAAAAGCTCGTTGCGCATGATCGGCCATGAAGGCGGCTCGGACGCGGCGGCGAAACAGGCATATGAGGCCGCGCGTCGCGCGATCCTGATGTGCGAGCGGGGCGGCTATGACTTGCCGGCCGAGAAATACAACCGCTGGAAAGACGTTATCATCGACTTCAACGCCAGCGGCGGGGCGCGGGTAAAGTGA
- a CDS encoding DUF488 domain-containing protein produces the protein MTDIFIRRAYDPPLPSEGRKVLVDRLWPRGIKREDLGADLWLKEIAPSNELRHWYNHEPEKWPEFRRRYGAELDSNPGPLRELREMIGKGPVTLLYSARDREHNNAVALRDYLAQ, from the coding sequence ATGACAGACATCTTTATCCGACGTGCCTATGATCCGCCCCTTCCCTCAGAGGGCCGCAAGGTGCTGGTGGACCGCCTCTGGCCCCGTGGGATAAAACGCGAGGATCTGGGGGCCGATCTTTGGCTCAAAGAGATCGCACCGTCGAACGAATTGCGGCATTGGTACAACCACGAACCCGAGAAGTGGCCCGAGTTCCGCCGCCGCTACGGTGCGGAACTGGACAGCAATCCCGGCCCCTTGCGCGAATTGCGCGAGATGATCGGCAAGGGGCCGGTCACGCTGCTTTATAGCGCCAGGGACCGCGAGCATAACAACGCCGTCGCCCTGCGCGACTATCTGGCTCAGTAA
- the pal gene encoding peptidoglycan-associated lipoprotein Pal, with protein MKIAAIGAVLALAACARPAQDMRIQDPYAGAGGPGGVGVNALPGTAEYFKAAVGDTVLFPLDQSTLTPEARMILANQAGWLNQNQGFAAVIEGHADEQGTREYNLALGARRANSVQEYMISQGIAPGRLRTVSYGKERPLAICSTEECFTKNRRAVTVVSPGAGM; from the coding sequence ATGAAAATTGCCGCAATCGGCGCCGTTCTCGCGCTGGCGGCCTGTGCCCGGCCGGCGCAGGACATGCGGATTCAGGACCCCTATGCCGGGGCGGGCGGTCCCGGTGGGGTTGGCGTAAATGCGCTGCCCGGCACGGCCGAATATTTCAAGGCCGCCGTCGGCGACACCGTTCTTTTCCCGCTGGACCAGTCCACGCTGACGCCCGAGGCCCGGATGATCCTTGCCAATCAGGCCGGATGGCTGAACCAGAATCAGGGCTTCGCTGCCGTGATCGAGGGCCATGCGGATGAACAGGGCACCCGTGAATACAACCTCGCGCTGGGCGCGCGTCGGGCGAACTCGGTTCAGGAATACATGATCTCGCAAGGTATCGCGCCGGGCCGGTTGCGCACCGTCAGCTATGGCAAGGAACGCCCGCTGGCCATTTGCTCGACCGAGGAATGCTTTACCAAGAACCGCCGGGCCGTGACGGTGGTCAGTCCCGGGGCGGGCATGTGA
- the tolQ gene encoding protein TolQ, producing the protein MEQLAGAGQPVDFSLIALFARASLTVQIVMVILILASFWAWAIIIQKFIAYNAARREADRFDRAFWSGQPLDDLYDRIGETPTGPAERIFSSGMAEWRRSHRDDGNLIAGVTARIDRAMNVTINRENDRLTRGLPFLATVGSTAPFIGLFGTVWGIKTAFEEIAISQNTSLAVVAPGIAEALVATALGLLAAIPAVIFYNKLSADADRLTSGYETFADEFSTILSRQLDDE; encoded by the coding sequence ATGGAACAACTCGCCGGAGCCGGGCAGCCGGTCGATTTTTCACTTATCGCGCTTTTTGCGCGCGCCTCGCTGACCGTCCAGATCGTCATGGTGATCCTGATCCTGGCCTCGTTCTGGGCCTGGGCGATCATCATTCAGAAATTCATCGCCTACAACGCCGCTCGGCGTGAGGCGGACCGGTTCGACCGTGCCTTTTGGTCGGGCCAGCCGCTGGACGATCTTTATGATCGCATCGGCGAAACGCCTACGGGGCCGGCCGAACGTATCTTTTCCTCGGGCATGGCAGAGTGGCGGCGCAGTCACCGCGACGACGGCAACCTGATCGCCGGCGTCACCGCGCGGATCGACCGTGCGATGAACGTCACCATCAATCGCGAAAACGACCGGCTGACACGCGGCCTGCCTTTCCTGGCCACGGTGGGTTCGACCGCGCCGTTTATCGGGCTGTTCGGCACCGTCTGGGGGATCAAGACCGCCTTCGAAGAGATTGCGATTTCGCAGAATACCTCGCTTGCCGTCGTTGCGCCCGGGATTGCCGAGGCGCTGGTGGCCACCGCACTGGGTCTGCTGGCGGCCATTCCGGCGGTGATCTTTTACAACAAGCTCAGCGCCGATGCCGACCGTCTGACCAGCGGATACGAGACCTTTGCCGATGAGTTCTCGACCATCCTCTCGCGCCAGTTGGACGACGAATAA
- the ggt gene encoding gamma-glutamyltransferase: MKDRIVGMGRMAAFVLGGSMAFSAGAQEAAIFDVMDRIHPVWAESGMVSVQERLAAEIGRDILAKGGNATDAGVAVAFALAVTLPRAGNIGGGGFMLVHEAETGQTHAIDYREMAPQGASRDMFLDAGGEADSGKSLYSGAASGVPGTVAGMKLALDKYGTMDWAEVIAPAIRLAEGGIVVTPELADSIEAEREHLEKFPASAKIFFKPDGGAYRPGDRLVQTDLASTLKKIAAEGPDGFYNGEVAAAIAKAVQEAGGLITPADMAAYKPVEREPVRGSYRGHEVVSMPPPSSGGVHLIQILNALEGYPIGALGQNSGETIHLMAEAMKLAYADRSEYLGDPDFVDVPVAALTSKDYAIEMRRKISADFATPSVMIRPADLAPYESDQTTHFSVVDKDGNAVSNTYTINLNYGSGLVAEGTGVLMNNEMDDFSAKPGVPNAFGLVGGDANAVEAGKRPLSSMTPTMVLKDGKVWLVTGSPGGARIITTVLQVIMNMVDHGMNVAEASTAPRIHHQWLPDELRMEEGISLDTIRILQAKGHDVTVKEAMGSTQSIMRDPQTRTLYGASDPRRPDAATLGY, from the coding sequence ATGAAGGATCGAATCGTCGGAATGGGCCGCATGGCGGCTTTCGTGCTGGGTGGCAGCATGGCGTTTTCTGCCGGTGCGCAGGAAGCGGCCATCTTCGATGTGATGGATCGCATCCATCCCGTCTGGGCCGAGAGCGGCATGGTCTCGGTTCAGGAACGTCTGGCCGCCGAGATCGGCCGTGACATACTGGCCAAAGGCGGCAATGCCACGGATGCCGGCGTGGCAGTGGCATTTGCGTTGGCTGTGACCTTGCCGCGTGCGGGCAATATCGGCGGCGGCGGTTTCATGCTGGTCCATGAGGCAGAAACCGGCCAAACCCATGCCATCGACTATCGCGAGATGGCGCCACAGGGCGCCTCGCGTGACATGTTCCTGGATGCGGGGGGCGAGGCCGACAGCGGAAAGTCGCTTTACAGCGGCGCGGCCTCGGGCGTGCCGGGGACGGTGGCGGGCATGAAATTGGCGCTGGATAAATATGGCACCATGGATTGGGCTGAGGTGATTGCTCCGGCCATCCGTCTGGCCGAGGGAGGCATTGTCGTGACCCCCGAGCTTGCCGACAGCATCGAGGCCGAGCGTGAGCATCTGGAGAAGTTTCCCGCCAGCGCAAAGATTTTCTTCAAACCGGACGGTGGGGCTTATCGGCCGGGCGACCGTTTGGTGCAGACTGACCTAGCGAGCACGCTGAAGAAGATCGCCGCCGAGGGGCCGGATGGATTCTACAACGGAGAGGTTGCCGCCGCCATCGCCAAGGCGGTGCAAGAGGCAGGCGGTCTTATCACCCCTGCGGACATGGCCGCCTATAAGCCGGTCGAGCGCGAGCCGGTACGCGGCAGCTATCGCGGGCATGAGGTGGTCTCGATGCCGCCGCCTTCTTCGGGCGGGGTGCATCTGATCCAGATCCTGAATGCGCTGGAGGGCTATCCGATAGGCGCGCTGGGGCAAAACTCGGGCGAGACCATTCACCTGATGGCCGAGGCGATGAAGCTGGCCTATGCCGACCGTTCGGAATATCTGGGCGACCCGGATTTCGTCGATGTCCCTGTCGCGGCGCTGACCAGCAAGGACTATGCCATCGAGATGCGCCGCAAGATCAGCGCCGATTTCGCCACCCCCTCGGTCATGATCCGGCCGGCGGATCTGGCGCCTTACGAATCCGACCAGACCACGCATTTTTCGGTGGTGGACAAGGATGGCAACGCGGTTTCGAACACCTATACGATCAACCTGAATTACGGTTCGGGATTGGTGGCCGAGGGCACCGGCGTCCTGATGAACAATGAGATGGACGACTTTTCGGCCAAGCCGGGCGTGCCTAACGCTTTTGGCCTGGTCGGCGGGGATGCCAATGCGGTGGAGGCGGGCAAGCGGCCGCTGTCATCGATGACGCCCACGATGGTGCTGAAGGATGGCAAGGTCTGGCTGGTCACCGGCTCGCCCGGTGGGGCGCGGATCATCACCACCGTGCTGCAGGTGATCATGAACATGGTCGACCATGGCATGAACGTGGCCGAGGCCTCGACTGCCCCGCGCATCCATCATCAATGGCTGCCTGACGAGTTGCGCATGGAAGAGGGGATCAGCCTGGACACCATCCGCATCTTGCAGGCCAAAGGGCATGACGTCACGGTCAAAGAGGCGATGGGTTCGACCCAGTCGATCATGCGCGACCCGCAGACGAGGACGCTTTACGGCGCATCGGACCCGCGCCGGCCCGATGCGGCAACCCTGGGTTACTGA
- a CDS encoding ExbD/TolR family protein yields the protein MGAGVVKRARNGRGRARSQPMAEINVTPFVDVMLVLLIIFMVAAPLLTVGVPLELPKTAAQAVPAEPEEPLSISVTPEGPILVMTSEVPQDELVTRLRAVAAERQSDKIYLRADGSIPYARIMEVMGALNAAGFNNIVLVTEAGGPRMDAGVEG from the coding sequence ATGGGTGCCGGGGTCGTCAAGCGCGCGCGCAACGGCAGGGGCCGCGCCCGCAGCCAGCCGATGGCCGAGATCAACGTCACGCCCTTTGTGGACGTGATGCTGGTGCTGCTGATCATCTTTATGGTGGCGGCGCCGCTGTTGACCGTGGGCGTGCCGCTGGAACTGCCCAAGACCGCCGCTCAGGCCGTGCCCGCCGAGCCCGAAGAACCGCTGAGCATCTCGGTCACACCCGAGGGCCCGATCCTGGTCATGACCAGCGAAGTGCCCCAGGATGAACTGGTCACCCGCCTGCGCGCGGTGGCCGCTGAACGGCAAAGCGACAAGATCTATCTGCGTGCCGATGGCTCGATCCCCTATGCCCGGATCATGGAGGTCATGGGCGCGCTGAACGCGGCCGGTTTCAACAATATCGTCCTGGTAACCGAGGCCGGCGGGCCGCGGATGGACGCAGGCGTGGAAGGCTGA
- the ybgC gene encoding tol-pal system-associated acyl-CoA thioesterase has product MMHRFPIRIYYEDTDLAGIVYYANYLKFIERARSEWLRELGVDQSALQREGLVFAVRRVEADYLSPARFDDLLDVQSRLHGLSPARIVLDQAIARDGQLLFQARVTLACVGGAGRPARIPARVASLLRDADLAGI; this is encoded by the coding sequence ATCATGCACCGTTTCCCGATCCGCATCTATTATGAGGATACCGATCTGGCGGGGATCGTCTATTACGCGAACTACCTGAAGTTCATCGAGCGCGCGCGGTCGGAATGGCTGCGCGAACTGGGCGTGGATCAGTCGGCCTTGCAGCGCGAGGGGCTGGTCTTTGCCGTGCGTCGGGTCGAAGCTGACTACCTGTCGCCCGCCCGTTTCGATGATCTGCTGGATGTCCAATCCCGCCTGCATGGGTTGAGCCCGGCACGGATCGTGCTGGACCAGGCGATTGCGCGCGACGGTCAATTGCTGTTTCAGGCCCGCGTCACGCTGGCCTGCGTGGGCGGTGCCGGGCGTCCCGCACGCATTCCGGCGCGGGTGGCGTCGCTGCTGCGGGATGCCGATCTCGCGGGTATTTGA
- the tolB gene encoding Tol-Pal system beta propeller repeat protein TolB → MLRKLILTSVMALAGFGLAAPVLAQDGPLRIEITDGVIEPMPFAIARFHDEGGAGEYVTQVQELIAADLTGTGLFREIPASAHIARPESFDAPVSYEDWKAINAQALITGAVRVEGGKVIVKFRLFDVFAGQPLGDGMQFDAGTGNWRRAAHKAADQVYSRLTGEGPYFDSRVVFVQENGPKDARRKRIGIMDYDGANVKWLSDDSTLVLKPRFSPDGSRLLYTSYATGFPQAMMMDVNSLATRQLGAAEQGTMSFSPRFSPDGRWIVYSLEKSGNSDIYQMDAATGAQRALTNAPSIETSPSYSPDGKQIVFESDRSGTPQLYIMGANGGEPKRISFGEGRYGTPVWSPRGDMIAFTRQVGGKFHIGVMRTDGSEEKMLTESFLDEGPSWAPNGRVVMFTRVTPGGDGQPRLHSVDITGRNMRPVKINGAASDPDWGPLLP, encoded by the coding sequence ATGTTGCGTAAACTCATTCTGACCTCCGTCATGGCCCTTGCCGGCTTTGGTCTTGCCGCGCCGGTACTGGCTCAGGACGGCCCATTGCGGATCGAGATCACCGATGGGGTGATCGAGCCGATGCCTTTTGCCATCGCCCGGTTTCACGACGAGGGCGGTGCTGGCGAATATGTGACACAGGTGCAGGAACTGATCGCTGCCGATCTGACCGGCACGGGTCTGTTCCGCGAAATCCCGGCCAGCGCCCATATCGCCCGGCCGGAAAGCTTTGATGCGCCGGTCTCTTACGAGGATTGGAAGGCGATCAACGCACAGGCTCTGATCACCGGCGCGGTTCGGGTCGAGGGCGGCAAGGTCATCGTCAAGTTCCGGCTGTTCGACGTCTTTGCCGGGCAGCCGCTGGGCGACGGAATGCAGTTCGACGCGGGCACCGGCAATTGGCGCCGCGCCGCGCACAAGGCCGCCGATCAGGTCTATTCGCGGCTGACGGGCGAAGGGCCCTATTTCGACAGCCGTGTCGTCTTTGTGCAGGAAAACGGCCCCAAGGACGCCCGCCGCAAGCGCATCGGCATCATGGATTACGACGGTGCCAACGTGAAATGGCTAAGCGACGATTCCACGCTGGTGTTGAAGCCGCGCTTTTCGCCTGATGGGTCGCGGCTGCTTTATACCAGCTATGCGACCGGCTTCCCGCAAGCCATGATGATGGACGTGAACTCGCTGGCCACCCGGCAGTTGGGCGCGGCCGAGCAAGGCACGATGAGCTTTTCGCCCCGCTTTTCGCCGGACGGGCGCTGGATCGTCTATTCGCTGGAGAAAAGCGGCAACTCCGACATCTACCAGATGGATGCTGCGACCGGGGCGCAGCGGGCGCTGACCAACGCGCCCTCGATCGAAACTTCGCCCAGCTATAGCCCGGACGGCAAGCAGATCGTCTTTGAAAGCGATCGCTCGGGCACGCCACAACTTTACATCATGGGTGCGAACGGCGGTGAGCCGAAGCGGATCAGCTTTGGCGAGGGGCGCTATGGCACCCCGGTCTGGTCGCCGCGTGGCGATATGATCGCCTTTACCCGGCAGGTGGGCGGCAAGTTCCACATCGGTGTCATGCGCACCGATGGTTCGGAAGAGAAAATGCTGACGGAATCGTTCCTTGACGAGGGCCCGAGTTGGGCCCCCAATGGGCGCGTTGTGATGTTCACGCGGGTGACTCCGGGCGGCGACGGCCAGCCACGCCTGCATTCGGTGGATATCACGGGGCGCAACATGCGTCCGGTCAAGATCAATGGCGCCGCTTCGGATCCCGACTGGGGACCGCTGCTGCCCTGA